From the Bradyrhizobium ontarionense genome, the window TTCGAGATCTGCGAAAACACGGTAGCGACGCTCATCATGCAGACGACCGAGGGCGGCACCGAAATACTGGCTGTAGTCCATCACGAAACCTGACGTGGCGCGCTGCAGTGCAGCATCTGGAGCGGGTCTTGAGGCCTTCTTAGAGCGTTTCCAGCCGGGCTGTCGAGCCGGAATCCCACGGCGGGAATTGGGCGATTTGTCCAAGGGCCGTTGATGTCGACAGAACCGCGCTCGCATTGCGGCGGTGCTGGGGCAGGGCGAGCGGAGGCGAGCCGCGGGGCCGGTCCCGCAGCCTCAGGTGGTGCGATAATGGAGCACGCCGTCGATGTCCTGGCTCGTCAGGCGGCCCTCGACCAGCATGTAGTTGACATGGGCGATCAGCTCGCCGGCCGCGAAGCCCATCTGGTGCGGGTCGAGCACGTGCTTGTGGAACACCACCGGCACCAGCTGCGCCGAGGTCCTGGTCTCCGCGCGGCAGGCGTCCGCGATCATGCGGCAGCGCTCCTCGTGATGGTCGGCGAGCTGCTTGATGCGGGTCTTCAGCCCGTAGAACGGCACGCCATGGCCCGGCAGCACCAGCACGTCATAGGGCAGGGTGGTGGTGAGGCGCGCCAGCGAGGCCAGATATTCGCCGAGCGAGTTCTGGTCCGGCTCGACCGCCCAGACGCTGACATTGGGCGAGATCTTGCTCAGCACCTGGTCGGCCGACAGGAACAGCTTGTCGGCGGCGCAATACAGCATGACCTGGTCGAGCGCGTGGCCGCCGCCGGTGATGACCTTGAAGCGCCGGCTGCCGATCTGGATCTCGTCGCCATGGGAGATGCGGTGGTAGGAGGCCGGCAGCACCGAGACGCGCTGCAGGTAGTCCTGGCCGCGGCCGAGCAGCTTGTCGGTCAGGCTCTCGTCCATGCCGTGGCGGCGGAAGAACAGCCGCTGGGCGTTGCGGCGCTCCTCGGTGCCGCGGCTCTGGTGGTAGACCGACTGCAGATATTCGACCTGCGACATCACCAGCGGGCAGTCGAAGCGCTCGACGATCCACCCCGCCAGCCCGACATGGTCGGGATGCGAATGAGTTACGATCAGCCGCGTGATCTTCACGTGCGCGAGCGGGCCGTCGAGCAGCCGGGTCCAGGCCGCGATCGACTCCTCGTTGCCGAAGCCGGAATCGATGGCCGCCCAGCCGTCGCCGTCGGCGAGCAGATAGATGTTCACATGGTTGAGGCGGAACGGCAGCTTCAGGCGCAGCCACAACACGCCGGGCGCGACCTCGACGACCTGATCCTCACCCGGGTGCTGCTCCCAGGGATATCTCAGGGTCTCGGCCGAGGAGTGAACGGTGTCTGTCTTGGTCATGCCTCATCGGCTTAAACGCCGCCGCGGGCGAGCGCCAGCCGAAAAAGAACCCGGAAATGGCATGGCTGCCTGTTATTCCGGGGCGCGGCAGGCCGGGGCCTCATGGTTCGAGACGCGCCGCAAGGGCGGCGCTCCTCACCATGAGGGTTGAGAGTCTCCGCCTCGATCCAGAGTTCTGCGGGCCACAGCGCGACCTTTGTCTCCTCACCCTGAGGAGCCCGCCGCAGGCGGGCGTCTCGAAGGGCGAGGCCCGGATGGTGACTACGCCGCCCGGATGTTGGTCAGGAACGCATTGACCTCCGAGCGCAGCGTGTCCGCCTCGCGGCGCAGCGTCTCCGAGGCGCCCAGCACGTCGTTCGCGGACGTCCCGGCCTGTGCCGAGGCGCTGGAGACGCCGGTGATGTTGTTGGAGACCTCGCTGGTGCCGCTGGCCGCCTGCTGGATGTTGCGGGCGATCTCGTGCGTGGCGGTGCCCTGCTGCTCGACAGCCGCGGCGATCGCGGTGGTGACGTTGTCGATCTCGGCGATGGTCCCGCCGATGTTGCGGATGGCGGCGACGGCCGAGGACGCGACCTGCTGCATCCCGGCGATCTGGGTGCGGATCTCGTCGGTGGCCTTGGCGGTCTGGCTGGCCAGGCTTTTCACCTCCTGGGCGACCACGGCGAAGCCGCGGCCGGCGTCGCCCGCCCGCGCCGCCTCGATCGTCGCGTTGAGCGCGAGCAGGTTGGTCTGCGAGGCGATCACCTGGATCAGGTCGACGACCACGCTGATGCGGCTCGCGTTGTCGGCGAGGCCCTGCATGGTCGAGTCGGTCGCGCCGGCTTCCTCGACCGCCTTCTTGGCGATCCGGGCCGAGGTCACGACCTGGCGGCCGATCTCGGCGATCGACGACGACAGCTGCTCGGTGCCGGCGGAGACGGTCTGCACGTTGACCGAGGTCTCCTCGGCGGCCGCCGCGACCGCGTTGACCAGCGAATTGGACTGGTCGGCGGTCTGCGACATGCTCTGTGCGGTCGTCTGCATCGCGGTGGCGGAATTCTGCAGGTTGGTGAGCGCGCCGCGCACGGTCGCCTCGAATTGGGTGATCTGCGCCTCCATGCGCGCGGCGCGTTCGGCCTTGGCGGCATTTTCCTTGTCCTGTTCGGCGGCGAGGGTGCGGGCGCGGACCATGTTGTCGCGGAAGACCTGCAAGGTATCGACCATCGCGCCGATCTCGTCGCGCTGCTTCGAGGCCTGGATCTCGGTCTCCAGATCGCCGCTCGACAGCATCTGCATCACCCGCTGCAGCCGCTTGATGCGGCGCAGGATGTTGCCTCCGACGTACAGCCAGACGAACAGCGCCGAGCCGAGCAGGGTGGCTGCCCCCGCCCCGATCATGCCGAGCGTTGCCAGCTCGATCTTGCGGCCGGCCGTGCTGGTGGCGCCTTCCGTGGAGCTGCGCACGCCTTCGACCAGCTGCTGAACGCTGATGTCGAGGCCGACGTTGAGCTTGCGCGTCTCCTCGAGCACGGTCTGCCCGTAATCGCTGGCATCGAGCTCCTTCTCGCGCAGCTTGAAGACGCGGCCCTTGCCTTCGCCGAGCGCCGCGAGCTTCAGCGCGGCGTCATGGAGCGCCTTCGTGCTCCGGCCGCTCGGCAACAGCTCCAGATTGGATTTCAGCTGGGCCAGCGCGTCCTTGAACTGGCTCTCGATCGTCTCCAGCGTGTCGCTGTCGTTGGCCGACAAGGCGGCCGCCATCTGCGCCACGATGAGGTTGCCGGACGCGATCACGTTGCCGAGCTGCTCGACGAACCGCGCCGCGGCGGTGGCATCGTCCGTCGACACTTCGGCGGCACCGAGCACGGCGTTCAGCTGCGTCTGAGCATCCAGCATCGGCTCGTTGGCAGCGGCGGTGAATTCCGCCTGCGCCTGGCGCAGCGCGTCATACTGCTTCTTGTGCGCGGCCGCCGTCTCCAGCCGCTCGCGGGCCGCCGACACCAGGCTCTGGTTGGCCTCGTTGATGTTCTTGATGGTCTCGGCCAGCGGCGCCACTACGCTCTTGTCGGCGCCGAGCGCGCTGATCTCGCCGAGGCGCTGCTGCGTGGCCTTCTGGATCTCCTGCATCTTCTTGAGACGCTCGTTGAGCCCGTCCTCGCTCTGCGAGCCGAGCAGCGCCGGGCCGAGGCTGGCGAGGCTAGAGCTCTGCGCCAGCAGTTGCAGGCTCGAGGTCAGTCGCGGAATGTCGCGGCCCGACAGCTCGACCATGGTGCCGCCGATATGGCGCAGCATCAGTCCGGCGCCGATGCTGATCGCGATTGCCATGCCGGCGATCACCGCAAAAGCCGCGAACAGACTGCCGCGGACGCCCCATCTGGGTCGAAGCAGGCCGGGCACTCCGCTGAAGCTGAACCTGCTCGCCATCTCTGGTGTCCCCCGATACGCGCTACTTTGAGCTGAAGCTTGCACGCAGTATCGCGGCCGGCGGTTAACAAATCAGGGAAATGACCCGGCCGCCGCCGCCTTTTCGCGCATTTCCGCATTTCACCGTGCGGCATGTTAACGGAGCGGCAAGGATTGTTGGTTGGCGCCTCGATGGCCCTTCCGATAAAAGAAAGGCCGGCATCGCTGCCGGCCTTTCATCGCTTCTTGTTTTGACGCCTGCTGATTAGTAGCGCGCTGCCATCGGAGCGCCCCAGTTGAAGCGGTAGTTCACGCC encodes:
- a CDS encoding MBL fold metallo-hydrolase, which translates into the protein MTKTDTVHSSAETLRYPWEQHPGEDQVVEVAPGVLWLRLKLPFRLNHVNIYLLADGDGWAAIDSGFGNEESIAAWTRLLDGPLAHVKITRLIVTHSHPDHVGLAGWIVERFDCPLVMSQVEYLQSVYHQSRGTEERRNAQRLFFRRHGMDESLTDKLLGRGQDYLQRVSVLPASYHRISHGDEIQIGSRRFKVITGGGHALDQVMLYCAADKLFLSADQVLSKISPNVSVWAVEPDQNSLGEYLASLARLTTTLPYDVLVLPGHGVPFYGLKTRIKQLADHHEERCRMIADACRAETRTSAQLVPVVFHKHVLDPHQMGFAAGELIAHVNYMLVEGRLTSQDIDGVLHYRTT
- a CDS encoding methyl-accepting chemotaxis protein, with product MASRFSFSGVPGLLRPRWGVRGSLFAAFAVIAGMAIAISIGAGLMLRHIGGTMVELSGRDIPRLTSSLQLLAQSSSLASLGPALLGSQSEDGLNERLKKMQEIQKATQQRLGEISALGADKSVVAPLAETIKNINEANQSLVSAARERLETAAAHKKQYDALRQAQAEFTAAANEPMLDAQTQLNAVLGAAEVSTDDATAAARFVEQLGNVIASGNLIVAQMAAALSANDSDTLETIESQFKDALAQLKSNLELLPSGRSTKALHDAALKLAALGEGKGRVFKLREKELDASDYGQTVLEETRKLNVGLDISVQQLVEGVRSSTEGATSTAGRKIELATLGMIGAGAATLLGSALFVWLYVGGNILRRIKRLQRVMQMLSSGDLETEIQASKQRDEIGAMVDTLQVFRDNMVRARTLAAEQDKENAAKAERAARMEAQITQFEATVRGALTNLQNSATAMQTTAQSMSQTADQSNSLVNAVAAAAEETSVNVQTVSAGTEQLSSSIAEIGRQVVTSARIAKKAVEEAGATDSTMQGLADNASRISVVVDLIQVIASQTNLLALNATIEAARAGDAGRGFAVVAQEVKSLASQTAKATDEIRTQIAGMQQVASSAVAAIRNIGGTIAEIDNVTTAIAAAVEQQGTATHEIARNIQQAASGTSEVSNNITGVSSASAQAGTSANDVLGASETLRREADTLRSEVNAFLTNIRAA